The following coding sequences lie in one Silvanigrella aquatica genomic window:
- a CDS encoding tRNA (cytidine(34)-2'-O)-methyltransferase, whose translation MTPKIPDNYTGKFIYHLGEDLLHKIDEVIKEKPKLNYNKAGYLEPESRDELLKFHPEVVLFCPQIPPNTGTVARMCAAFSCTLHLIEPMGFEITEKALRRAGLDYWEHVNVYLHKNWESFLQTRPERRMIFIETGGHQAPLDFDFEPGDLLVFGAETFGIPLEVMEKEIQKNRAHKVTIPMFNRGVRSLNLSNTVSIAMYVAIAKLQKK comes from the coding sequence ATGACTCCGAAGATCCCCGATAACTATACAGGCAAATTCATTTATCATTTAGGAGAAGATCTTCTTCATAAAATTGATGAAGTCATAAAAGAAAAACCAAAATTAAATTATAATAAAGCTGGATATTTAGAACCCGAAAGTCGCGATGAATTGCTTAAATTCCACCCTGAAGTGGTTTTATTTTGTCCGCAAATTCCTCCCAATACAGGAACTGTAGCACGAATGTGCGCCGCTTTTTCTTGTACTCTGCATTTAATTGAACCCATGGGTTTTGAAATTACGGAAAAAGCCCTGAGGCGCGCTGGCCTTGATTATTGGGAACATGTTAATGTTTATCTGCATAAAAATTGGGAAAGTTTTTTACAAACACGCCCTGAGCGAAGAATGATTTTTATAGAAACAGGGGGTCATCAAGCCCCCCTAGATTTTGATTTTGAACCAGGAGATTTGCTTGTTTTTGGCGCTGAAACATTTGGAATTCCTTTAGAAGTCATGGAAAAAGAAATTCAAAAAAACCGCGCTCACAAAGTAACAATTCCCATGTTCAACCGCGGAGTTCGAAGTTTAAATTTATCTAATACTGTTTCTATTGCTATGTATGTTGCCATTGCAAAACTTCAGAAAAAATAA